The following coding sequences are from one Rutidosis leptorrhynchoides isolate AG116_Rl617_1_P2 chromosome 11, CSIRO_AGI_Rlap_v1, whole genome shotgun sequence window:
- the LOC139876019 gene encoding uncharacterized protein has translation MSGNDDIQTQLITELTSQLARILQTNNENQSQRHPDSLKISVTLNNSNYSLWSRMIKVAIGGKFEALLNHLTEDQPTSNNQKWNQEDLVVFSWIIQNIEPQIASNLTQFPTAKTLWNALITTYSSGKDMLQTFDLHVKANNIRQDGKSIEELWLKLQGIWGEIDIRDPNPMEHPNDIVKYNNIRSEQKLFQFLNSLDHKYVNIKRELLRTDPLPTVEGAYAAIRKENAHQFIFNNKTDALTQSGIATGLVAPASKSKDFDGHGLLSRNQQRRSDSTSSSRDKDNLKCTECGMKRHTKVQCFRIVGYPDWWPDGHKKGKASMVMTATTRGKQGDNETGTTSQGGFGLLAADPPSSSSGEGNKGLGLGFKFPNFIPTNINKVGRVNTDNEIDDESTPTTENNASNKVGIDDEINKVGRLKGDDEIDDESTPTTENNASNKYDIRTGEIIGRGTERDGLYYVDEVTKDGRIMLAHGTPDREAWLWHRRLGHPSAGYLRILFPNLFSSNNSIECETCILAKSHQNSFKTSNTKIESPFALVHSDVWGPARVNGGTIFDIFFYLLMIVLV, from the exons ATGTCTGGAAACGATGACATCCAAACTCAACTTATCACAGAATTAACTAGTCAATTGGCTAGAATTCTTCAAACCAACAATGAAAATCAATCACAAAGGCATCCTGATTCTTTAAAAATAAGTGTTACCCTTAATAACTCAAATTATTCACTTTGGTCTCGTATGATCAAGGTTGCCATCGGAGGTAAATTCGAGGCCCTCCTCAATCACTTAACAGAAGATCAACCAACAAGCAACAACCAGAAGTGGAACCAGGAAGACTTGGTGGTCTTTTCCTGGATCATTCAAAACATAGAGCCACAGATTGCAAGCAATCTTACTCAGTTTCCAACAGCAAAAACACTATGGAATGCTCTAATAACAACCTACAGTTCTGGAAAAGACATGCTTCAAACCTTTGATTTACATGTCAAAGCCAATAATATCAGGCAAGATGGTAAATCAATTGAAGAACTGTGGTTGAAATTGCAAGGAATCTGGGGTGAAATCGACATAAGGGATCCAAATCCAATGGAACATCCGAATGATATTGTCAAGTATAATAACATCAGGTCAGAACAAAAACTATTCCAGTTTTTAAATTCTTTAGATCATAAATATGTCAATATCAAACGTGAGCTATTAAGAACCGATCCATTACCCACTGTCGAAGGAGCTTACGCTGCCATTCGAAAAGAAAATGCACACCAATTTATATTTAACAATAAAACGGATGCCCTTACCCAATCTGGCATAGCCACTGGCCTGGTAGCACCGGCATCAAAATCCAAGGATTTCGACGGCCATGGGTTGCTATCAAGAAATCAACAGCGCCGGTCAGACTCCACGTCATCATCCCGGGATAAAGACAACCTTAAATGTACAGAGTGTGGTATGAAACGACATACCAAAGTTCAATGCTTCAGAATCGTTGGATATCCCGATTGGTGGCCTGATGGACACAAAAAGGGAAAAGCTTCGATGGTAATGACGGCTACAACCAGAGGCAAACAAGGAGATAACGAAACCGGCACCACCTCTCAAGGTGGTTTTGGTTTACTTGCTGCCgatccaccatcatcatcatccggTGAAGGTAACAAGGGGTTGGGATTAGGGTTTAAATTCCCAAATTTCATACCCACCAACATAAATAAAGTGGGTAGGGTAAATACAGATAATGAGATAGATGATGAGTCGACACCCACCACCGAAAATAATGCTTCAAATAAAGTGGGTATCGATGATGAGATAAATAAAGTGGGTAGGTTAAAAGGAGATGATGAGATAGATGATGAGTCGACACCCACCACCGAAAATAATGcttcaaataaatat GACATCAGAACGGGGGAGATAATTGGGCGTGGTACTGAACGGGATGGTCTGTACTATGTGGATGAGGTCACTAAAGATGGTAGGATCATGCTAGCTCACGGAACTCCAGATAGAGAAGCATGGTTGTGGCATAGACGTCTTGGTCATCCGTCTGCTGGATATTTGCGCATTTTATTTCCTAATTTATTTTCTTCAAATAATAGTATTgagtgtgaaacttgtattttggccaaaAGCCATCAAAACTCGTTTAAAACTAGTAATACAAAGATCGAAAGTCCCTTTGCTTTAGTTCACTCCGATGTATGGGGACCCGCAAGGGTTAATGGGGGCACAATTTTcgatattttcttttatttattgatGATTGTACTCGTATGA